In the Lysinibacillus sp. PLM2 genome, one interval contains:
- the moaD gene encoding molybdopterin synthase sulfur carrier subunit, giving the protein MIKLLFFAQLQEQMGQHSFEIEGANYTVQRLKEFLLKEYPMINLQHSMVAINEQFSSDNDLVQDGDIVAFLPPVSGG; this is encoded by the coding sequence ATGATTAAATTACTATTTTTTGCCCAGCTTCAAGAGCAAATGGGTCAACATTCCTTTGAAATTGAAGGTGCCAATTATACAGTTCAACGATTAAAGGAATTCTTACTTAAAGAATATCCAATGATTAATTTGCAACATTCGATGGTTGCAATAAACGAACAATTTTCTTCGGATAATGATCTAGTTCAAGATGGAGACATTGTAGCCTTTCTTCCGCCGGTTAGTGGGGGATAA
- the moaB gene encoding molybdenum cofactor biosynthesis protein B, which translates to MNFHHMSDMEKINMMVLTISDTRDKKTDKSGQLIIDLLKNTNHRLAMYQIVRDDKEVIQNAIIEGCEDSKIDVIITNGGTGLSKRDVTYETLNEIFEKPIPGYGELFRLLSYEEIGSAAMLSRACAGIANNTIIFSTPGSTNAVKLAMEKLILPEIQHIVSEIRKD; encoded by the coding sequence ATGAATTTTCACCATATGAGTGATATGGAAAAAATTAATATGATGGTACTAACAATTAGCGATACTCGGGATAAGAAAACAGATAAAAGTGGTCAACTAATAATTGATCTACTAAAAAATACAAACCATCGATTAGCTATGTACCAAATTGTACGCGATGATAAAGAAGTGATTCAAAATGCGATAATAGAGGGTTGTGAAGATTCTAAAATTGATGTCATTATTACGAATGGAGGAACTGGTCTTTCCAAAAGAGATGTTACCTATGAAACATTAAATGAAATTTTCGAAAAGCCAATACCAGGCTATGGAGAATTGTTTCGCCTTTTAAGTTATGAGGAAATAGGATCAGCAGCAATGTTATCAAGAGCTTGTGCTGGAATTGCTAACAATACGATTATCTTTTCTACACCTGGTTCTACGAATGCAGTAAAACTTGCAATGGAAAAACTGATATTACCCGAGATTCAGCATATTGTTTCAGAAATACGAAAGGATTGA
- the moaC gene encoding cyclic pyranopterin monophosphate synthase accessory protein, producing MTKLTHFNSQGRAKMVDISEKNDTIRTAVAKSSIFVSEDIYHEIIGGTNKKGEVLSVAQVSGIMAAKQTSNLIPMCHPISLTSVNITFQWKIVEDQYELCIEGEVKTKGSTGVEMEALTAVSVTALTIYDMCKAVDKNMVIGPTMLMNKTGGKSGTYERD from the coding sequence ATGACAAAACTTACACATTTTAATAGCCAAGGAAGAGCAAAAATGGTCGATATTTCCGAAAAGAATGATACAATTCGCACGGCAGTCGCAAAATCGTCCATTTTTGTATCTGAAGATATTTATCACGAAATTATAGGTGGGACAAATAAAAAAGGAGAAGTACTATCAGTAGCACAGGTATCTGGTATTATGGCCGCAAAGCAAACATCAAACCTGATTCCAATGTGTCATCCTATTTCTTTAACAAGTGTGAATATAACATTTCAATGGAAAATAGTTGAAGATCAATATGAGCTATGTATTGAGGGAGAAGTAAAAACAAAAGGTTCTACTGGCGTAGAGATGGAGGCATTAACAGCTGTATCAGTTACAGCACTCACAATTTATGATATGTGTAAAGCAGTAGATAAAAACATGGTGATTGGTCCTACCATGTTAATGAATAAAACTGGTGGGAAAAGCGGGACATACGAAAGGGATTGA
- the pucC gene encoding putative xanthine dehydrogenase subunit C: MSIQPNVSNFKPPVIWMPESIEKAIELKHQFGSMASFVSGATLLQLQWQNGLTLPQHLLSLENIPTLKEMKIDLVNKHVSIGSMVTLAQCRFEPLFKKTLPILNEAVKAIAAPAVRNRATIGGNIMGGVGDLIPLLITLNARLVISEDQAIKTIELFEWVQRNEEFNQPLLLKILIPYEEMDGVSSIFYKKVGRRESFTAAIITVSGRIKWNKNGKICELNLAIGGGDNKPALLQKTTGELIGKSMEEIDWKKVYASVLSEIVPAEDVFVSGKYRKKAAANIIIAELQNSVRIYGTREEQVYEI, translated from the coding sequence ATGTCTATTCAACCGAATGTATCTAATTTCAAACCTCCAGTAATCTGGATGCCCGAAAGTATTGAAAAGGCAATTGAGCTAAAACATCAATTTGGCTCGATGGCTAGCTTTGTATCAGGTGCTACACTACTTCAACTTCAATGGCAAAATGGCCTTACACTCCCACAACATTTGCTCAGTCTTGAAAATATTCCAACGTTAAAAGAAATGAAAATCGATTTAGTAAATAAACATGTCTCCATTGGTTCAATGGTGACGCTAGCGCAATGTAGATTTGAACCATTGTTTAAAAAAACGCTCCCTATTCTAAATGAAGCTGTTAAAGCTATTGCAGCTCCTGCAGTACGAAATAGAGCAACTATAGGCGGAAACATTATGGGGGGAGTGGGTGATTTAATCCCTCTTCTAATTACTCTAAATGCAAGATTAGTCATAAGTGAGGATCAAGCTATAAAAACAATCGAACTATTCGAATGGGTTCAAAGGAATGAGGAATTTAATCAACCATTACTTCTAAAAATTTTAATTCCTTATGAGGAAATGGATGGGGTATCTTCTATATTTTATAAAAAAGTTGGTCGAAGAGAATCATTTACTGCTGCAATCATAACAGTTTCGGGAAGAATAAAGTGGAATAAAAATGGAAAAATATGCGAATTAAATTTAGCTATCGGTGGTGGAGATAATAAGCCTGCATTGCTGCAAAAGACAACAGGAGAACTAATCGGAAAATCAATGGAAGAGATTGATTGGAAAAAAGTATACGCATCCGTTTTAAGTGAGATTGTCCCTGCAGAAGATGTATTTGTTTCAGGTAAGTACCGAAAAAAAGCTGCAGCAAACATTATTATAGCGGAGCTTCAAAATAGTGTGAGGATATATGGCACTAGGGAGGAGCAAGTATATGAAATATAG
- the pucD gene encoding putative xanthine dehydrogenase subunit D, translating into MKYSVDSKQVRPDGYAKVSGALKYLTDLSFPNMLFGKVLRSTYPHARILSINTEKAEKLTGVHAVLTYKDVPGMNRFGIIIPDQPVFCEDKVRYVGDAIAAVAAESVEIANEALNLIEVSYKQLPIIDSPEKGLDSNVPKLHPGGNIAHRSEYRNGDVQKGFEQCDVIVEESYELPRQLHAYMETEGGVVVPEESGGITVYAATQHGFRDRFQLSRILGIPEDMIRIISSPIGGSFGGKDELNIQPYGALLALSTKRPVKIHNTRPESIRTSVKRHPMKISMKTGTDKNGKILAHQVKIVADKGAYATLGPAVLDFSVEHAAGPYIIPNIETIGVSVYTNNGVSGEFRGFGGNQITFALESQLDRLADTLKMDPIEIRRKNIRKATDLGPLGHRIAPTDSASLVLDEIQKILDQSKKPSNSAQWKRTGTGIAIAMHGGGLGFGRLDSSGGRLLINDEGKIEISFGFEECGQGLLSVIENLVTQEIGCSPQDIKIVIGDTAVVPSSGSTTASRGTSMVWQSLQKMKEPFMKKICTQVSKLTGFPEEELYLGINGVWHKGNHSGPCITYKDCANRIEDRTVETSFHFPTTPDAVNGGHFLYTFGGIKVEVEVDLLTGKVKVTSIDHVISAGPVVSHQGYIGQIEGGGIMSLGYTILEEVKMVNSHYVTQNFDSYLIPNIVDVPFETNVYAIEDLYKGDCYGPRGVGEIGTIAIIPAIVKAVHDATGYWVKKLPISSEELLEAIELKGMLEWI; encoded by the coding sequence ATGAAATATAGTGTGGATTCTAAACAAGTTAGACCTGATGGATATGCAAAGGTTTCAGGGGCTTTAAAATATTTAACGGATTTATCATTTCCAAATATGTTATTTGGAAAAGTACTAAGAAGTACCTATCCTCATGCACGTATTCTTTCGATAAACACAGAAAAAGCTGAAAAATTAACCGGTGTTCACGCAGTATTAACTTATAAAGATGTTCCTGGCATGAATCGTTTTGGCATTATCATTCCAGATCAGCCTGTTTTTTGTGAAGATAAAGTTCGCTATGTTGGTGATGCCATTGCAGCAGTAGCTGCTGAATCAGTAGAAATTGCAAATGAAGCACTCAACCTCATCGAAGTAAGCTACAAGCAGTTACCGATTATTGATTCACCAGAAAAGGGCCTAGATTCAAATGTACCTAAACTTCATCCGGGAGGAAATATCGCCCATCGATCTGAATATCGAAATGGTGATGTTCAAAAAGGGTTTGAACAATGTGATGTCATTGTAGAAGAGAGCTATGAGTTGCCAAGACAGTTACATGCTTATATGGAAACAGAAGGTGGAGTTGTCGTTCCTGAAGAAAGTGGTGGAATTACGGTTTATGCTGCAACACAGCACGGTTTTAGAGATCGATTTCAGCTTTCAAGGATACTCGGTATCCCAGAAGATATGATTCGTATAATATCAAGTCCTATAGGTGGCTCCTTTGGTGGTAAAGACGAATTAAATATTCAACCCTATGGTGCGTTGCTTGCATTATCAACAAAACGTCCAGTGAAAATTCACAACACAAGACCTGAATCTATTAGAACAAGTGTAAAACGCCATCCTATGAAAATTTCAATGAAAACCGGTACAGACAAGAATGGAAAAATACTTGCTCACCAAGTAAAAATTGTTGCAGATAAAGGGGCTTATGCAACTTTAGGTCCAGCAGTGTTAGATTTTTCAGTAGAACATGCTGCAGGCCCTTATATTATACCAAATATTGAAACAATAGGAGTATCAGTATATACAAATAATGGTGTATCAGGTGAATTTCGAGGCTTTGGTGGTAATCAAATTACCTTTGCCTTAGAGAGTCAACTTGATCGATTGGCAGATACTCTGAAAATGGATCCTATTGAGATTCGAAGGAAAAATATAAGAAAGGCAACTGACCTAGGCCCTTTAGGCCATCGTATTGCACCGACGGATAGTGCTTCGTTAGTGCTCGATGAAATTCAAAAAATCCTAGATCAATCAAAGAAACCTTCTAATTCCGCTCAATGGAAACGCACGGGTACTGGGATAGCCATTGCAATGCATGGTGGAGGCTTAGGCTTCGGACGTTTAGACAGTTCTGGAGGAAGACTTTTAATCAATGATGAAGGGAAAATTGAGATTTCCTTTGGGTTTGAAGAATGTGGTCAAGGTCTCCTATCTGTAATAGAGAACTTAGTAACGCAAGAAATTGGATGTAGTCCACAGGATATAAAAATCGTTATTGGGGATACCGCAGTAGTACCTTCTTCAGGATCAACAACCGCTTCAAGAGGTACGAGTATGGTCTGGCAATCGCTCCAAAAAATGAAAGAACCCTTTATGAAAAAAATATGTACACAAGTATCAAAATTAACTGGGTTTCCAGAAGAAGAACTTTATTTAGGTATTAATGGCGTTTGGCATAAAGGTAATCACAGTGGTCCTTGTATTACCTATAAAGATTGTGCAAATCGAATTGAAGACCGGACAGTGGAAACAAGTTTTCATTTTCCGACAACACCTGATGCTGTAAATGGTGGTCATTTTCTATATACATTCGGTGGAATTAAAGTTGAGGTAGAGGTTGATCTCTTAACAGGAAAAGTGAAAGTGACATCAATCGATCATGTCATATCGGCTGGACCGGTAGTAAGCCACCAAGGTTATATCGGACAGATTGAAGGTGGTGGTATCATGTCGCTAGGTTATACGATTTTAGAGGAAGTAAAAATGGTAAATTCCCATTATGTCACGCAAAATTTTGATTCGTATTTAATCCCAAATATTGTGGATGTACCATTTGAAACGAATGTATACGCAATAGAGGATTTATATAAAGGAGATTGTTATGGTCCAAGAGGTGTTGGTGAAATAGGCACTATTGCCATCATTCCTGCAATAGTAAAGGCGGTACATGACGCTACAGGATATTGGGTAAAAAAATTACCGATTTCTTCGGAAGAGCTATTAGAAGCAATCGAGTTAAAGGGGATGCTTGAATGGATATGA
- the pucE gene encoding putative xanthine dehydrogenase subunit E — MDMKNNMIEDLMISNSTLAIELTINDKHYKLQVNPMEKLVHILRDQLNFTGTKKSCEIGRCGSCSVLIDGELANSCLLMAYQVNGKSITTIEGIGIITHDEVQRAFLKEGGFQCGYCTTGMIIAVESLLKKNLNPTEADIKEALSGNLCRCTGYGGIIRAIQSVATSD, encoded by the coding sequence ATGGATATGAAAAATAACATGATAGAAGATCTGATGATTTCCAACTCAACTCTAGCAATAGAACTAACGATTAACGATAAACATTACAAGCTGCAAGTAAACCCTATGGAGAAATTGGTTCATATTTTAAGAGACCAACTGAATTTCACGGGTACAAAAAAATCATGTGAAATTGGACGTTGCGGATCTTGTTCTGTATTAATTGATGGAGAACTCGCCAATTCTTGCTTACTCATGGCATATCAGGTTAATGGAAAATCTATTACAACAATCGAAGGAATCGGCATTATAACTCACGATGAGGTGCAAAGAGCATTTTTAAAAGAAGGTGGATTTCAATGTGGATATTGTACTACAGGGATGATTATCGCAGTGGAATCATTGTTAAAGAAAAATCTTAATCCAACAGAAGCAGATATAAAGGAAGCTTTATCGGGTAATTTATGTAGATGTACTGGATACGGAGGAATTATTAGAGCTATCCAGAGTGTTGCAACCTCAGATTGA
- a CDS encoding sugar ABC transporter ATP-binding protein, translating into MNHSPFVIEMKDIVKRFGDVIASDHVDFQVAKGEIHALLGENGAGKSTIMSMLSGIYKADSGSIYINGKLSKIRSPKESMDLGIGMVHQNFRLVDTLNAVENIILGEKKHAWRGSSWKKAKQKEIEDIAEKYGLTFPTNIPIWQLSVGEQQRVEIVKTLYRGAEIIIFDEPTSVLTPGEVDQLFLTMEELKRTGKTMIITTHKLKEVMAISDHISVMRKGKMIARMHKNETTIQQLSKLMVGQDMIEKTLVNQISLGDPILEVKDLVVETNRKVNAINHINFTIHEHEIVGIAGVAGNGQKELAEVLTGIMQWKTGEVILNGERLQSPSVRELISKGIAHIPENRMKSGLAGNLGIVDNLLMKSYKSNKRTKFGLMKKRENMEWANHLVEQFDIRTPNLINPVGQLSGGNQQKILFAREIDLNPKLLIAVHPTQGLDVGATEAVHEMLINLRDSGSGVLLISEDLDEIIKLSNKILVLYNGNINGVVKRDHVNKEFIGQLMAGLSKEKGAIYEPEPVL; encoded by the coding sequence TTGAACCATTCACCATTTGTAATAGAAATGAAAGATATCGTAAAGAGATTTGGAGACGTTATTGCAAGCGATCATGTAGATTTTCAAGTGGCCAAAGGTGAAATACATGCTTTGCTCGGTGAAAATGGTGCAGGTAAAAGTACGATTATGAGCATGCTATCAGGAATTTACAAGGCAGATAGTGGGAGCATTTATATCAATGGAAAGCTTAGTAAAATTCGTTCACCAAAGGAATCAATGGATTTAGGCATTGGAATGGTACATCAAAATTTCAGATTAGTAGATACTTTGAATGCTGTTGAAAATATCATTTTAGGAGAGAAAAAGCATGCATGGCGTGGTTCCTCATGGAAAAAGGCGAAACAAAAAGAAATTGAAGATATTGCTGAAAAATACGGGTTAACTTTTCCTACGAATATTCCGATATGGCAATTATCAGTGGGTGAACAGCAACGTGTTGAAATTGTTAAAACACTCTATCGAGGTGCTGAAATTATTATTTTTGATGAACCGACTTCCGTATTAACTCCTGGTGAAGTGGATCAGTTATTCCTAACGATGGAAGAGTTAAAACGTACTGGTAAGACCATGATTATCACCACTCATAAGCTAAAAGAAGTGATGGCTATTTCAGATCATATTTCAGTAATGAGAAAAGGAAAAATGATCGCAAGAATGCATAAAAATGAGACGACCATTCAGCAACTTTCAAAACTAATGGTTGGTCAGGACATGATAGAAAAAACATTAGTAAACCAAATTTCACTAGGTGATCCAATTTTGGAAGTAAAGGATTTAGTGGTTGAAACAAATCGAAAGGTAAATGCAATTAATCATATTAATTTTACGATACATGAACATGAAATCGTTGGAATTGCTGGTGTAGCGGGTAATGGACAAAAAGAACTAGCAGAAGTGTTAACTGGAATAATGCAATGGAAGACGGGGGAGGTCATATTAAATGGAGAACGACTACAAAGTCCATCTGTTCGGGAACTAATCAGTAAAGGCATTGCACATATTCCTGAAAATAGAATGAAAAGTGGCTTAGCAGGAAATCTGGGCATCGTTGATAATCTTCTGATGAAATCTTATAAATCTAATAAACGGACAAAATTCGGATTAATGAAAAAAAGAGAAAATATGGAATGGGCAAATCATCTCGTAGAACAATTTGACATTCGAACGCCTAATTTAATAAATCCAGTAGGTCAGCTCTCAGGTGGTAACCAGCAAAAAATATTATTTGCGAGAGAAATAGATTTAAACCCAAAGCTATTGATTGCTGTCCATCCAACTCAAGGGCTAGATGTAGGAGCTACAGAAGCAGTTCATGAGATGCTAATAAACTTAAGAGATTCAGGTAGCGGAGTATTATTAATCTCCGAAGATTTAGATGAAATTATCAAGTTGTCAAATAAAATCCTTGTCCTTTATAACGGTAATATCAATGGTGTCGTTAAAAGAGATCATGTGAATAAAGAATTTATTGGTCAATTAATGGCAGGATTGTCGAAGGAGAAAGGAGCAATCTATGAACCAGAACCAGTCCTTTGA
- a CDS encoding ABC transporter permease has translation MNQNQSFENLSVKSKKNRLVLFKLEYDPHKKSSWWISIVSVFVALILCAIFILINGMNPIEVYTKMFLGAFGSNFGLSETIVKSIPLLLCGLGVAIAYKISIYNIGAEGQFLLGAIGATAVTIFLPNLPGTLYIPIMMIVGIVFGGLWGLFTAIPRTHFQVNELITSLMLNYVALLLLDYFVYGPWRDPAGFNFPGTPEFNDFQLLATVGNSRLHFGLFFALAAVLIFAFLLSKTRWGYELKLLGANPIAAQNAGIQIKKHILLVMLISGGLAGLAGAIEVSGVAGRLMYGISPGYGYTAIIVAWIAKLNPWLMIVASVFIGGLIVGGYSVQTIGLPSSFSEMLQGAILFCLISGEMVSKYRLKKIQA, from the coding sequence ATGAACCAGAACCAGTCCTTTGAAAACCTATCAGTTAAATCAAAGAAGAATAGACTTGTTCTTTTCAAACTAGAATATGATCCACATAAAAAGAGCTCATGGTGGATATCAATTGTTTCTGTGTTTGTTGCGCTAATTCTCTGTGCTATTTTCATTTTGATAAATGGTATGAATCCAATAGAAGTTTATACAAAAATGTTTCTAGGGGCATTTGGTTCAAATTTTGGGTTAAGTGAGACCATTGTTAAGTCGATTCCACTATTACTTTGCGGACTCGGTGTTGCGATTGCTTATAAAATATCAATCTACAATATCGGTGCTGAAGGACAATTCCTATTAGGGGCAATTGGAGCTACTGCGGTGACAATCTTTTTACCAAACCTACCAGGAACATTATATATTCCTATCATGATGATTGTAGGTATTGTCTTTGGTGGACTATGGGGCTTGTTTACAGCAATCCCACGTACTCATTTTCAAGTAAATGAGCTTATTACTTCTCTTATGTTAAATTATGTTGCATTACTATTATTGGATTATTTCGTTTATGGTCCTTGGCGTGACCCCGCGGGATTTAATTTTCCCGGTACGCCAGAGTTTAACGACTTTCAGCTTCTTGCAACAGTAGGAAACTCAAGATTGCATTTTGGGCTGTTTTTCGCATTAGCAGCTGTTCTAATTTTTGCATTTTTACTTTCGAAAACACGTTGGGGATATGAATTAAAGTTATTGGGAGCAAACCCAATCGCAGCACAAAATGCTGGGATACAAATTAAGAAACACATACTGCTAGTTATGCTTATTAGTGGTGGACTTGCAGGGTTAGCTGGAGCTATTGAAGTTTCTGGTGTAGCCGGACGATTAATGTATGGAATATCCCCTGGATATGGCTACACCGCAATTATTGTCGCTTGGATTGCGAAATTGAATCCGTGGTTAATGATAGTAGCTTCTGTATTTATAGGAGGACTTATTGTGGGTGGCTATAGTGTGCAAACAATTGGATTACCTTCTTCGTTCTCAGAAATGCTACAAGGCGCTATCTTATTTTGCTTAATAAGTGGTGAGATGGTTAGTAAATATCGTTTAAAAAAGATACAAGCTTAA